One Leguminivora glycinivorella isolate SPB_JAAS2020 chromosome 15, LegGlyc_1.1, whole genome shotgun sequence genomic window, aaattaacaaaaataagTATGTTggtaaaattatatatatatatgtaggattattttacacagattgactgagtcccgttggcacacctcggataatggcgatcaaatatttgAAAGAAGCGAGTTCCTACGCATACCTtctaacggcccggccacgacattggtctaagcgcgatagcggtgagtggcagccatacgtgcgaatgaaaagtcctatcgctgtgtctcgctccaatgtatggccgccgctcaccgctgtcgcgcttagaccaatgtcgtggctgagccgtaagctcGTGTaagcgaacgcgtaccatgcttctatgagtgagatatgacaggtcgactggtcgcgtttttgacaggcggtaactgtgagagggggtgggcggcgctttcagcgggaagcagggAGTGATCCTACTGTACTATAGTAACTACTGTAATAAAGATAttactgtactgtactgtaatAAAGATATTACTGTGCTCACGCTTTAAGGACAAGAAGGTTTGTGTGGATAAATTTACCTTGAGTTTAGCAGACGCGATGTAAGAGGTGTTGGGTAGAATCTCCACGGGCTCCTTAAACATGGCACGGAAAGTGTCGTCGGTACCATCACAGCAAAATGTTGTTGTGTTCGAGCCGCACACTTTCTTTGTTGCTAGGTGGATTATCTGGAGAACAAGATAAAAAGAGAATTACTTGAAGCCATCTACAGCCTAAACAACTACCTAAAGGTTGTTTGGAAGTTAATACCCCATGTTTTACCTCTTCTAAGTTGCTGTGTATAGTCACTATGTTGTTCCCTGCATTGAAGAGTGCAACAGGGTACTTGTATTAGtagcaacaaaaaaaaacccccCCGATCGTGACATAGTAGacagattttcataaaacatggctaagaacactcccaactaactcggctttcagacaaaaaaaactaaacctaaatcggttcatccgttttgggagctacgatgccacagacagacagacagacaaacacacagacagacacgtcaaaacttataacacccggaAACGGAAATTAAAATCGCAAGGAATTCGGATAAAAAACATCCATCAGCTTACTGGAAGCTACTTTTGTATGTGCCTTTAAATGTCAACATTGTCAACTCAATAACTTTATCAAAAACTACAAAAGGTGTTAAATAGTGTCAGTGAAAACAAAATCGCTTATTCAGTACATTTACAAATAATGTTTAACGAACCTGCAGATGCACTTCATACTCTGTTGGCCCAAAATAAGATCCATACAATCCAAAACCAACTACAAATATTCTTTGGTCCACCGTAAACCTGATCCGATCAGTAGTCCCACTGTAACCCCATCTAGACTCCGTCTGCGGAAACCTGTTCACCGTCAGCTCTTTCCCAGTCATACAACATCTCGGTGTATCTAGGAACCCAACATTTGGTTTAGGATTAACGGTAAAATATAGGAACAGTTGAACAATTTCCCTGTCATCAAGAAGACCACTCTGTGCTGGGCCCATTGCAAATTCTTCCACGGACATTAGAGGGAAACGGATGGCGTTAAAGGCTCGCCCGAGTGATGTGCGTTGGTTGGTTGGGGTAACGGGGAGTTGTCTACGGATGCACTCAGCTTCTGACCAGCGTAACACTGCAGAGAATATTTTGGCTTCTCTGATGCGTAAGGTGTCCCTGGAAGtacaaattaaatgttttatgcACTACAATACTTAAAAGAGTTCATAAAGAAAGTAATCAAAATCATCAATAATAAAGGAATAATGACCTTCTTTTGATACATAAAAATTAACTGATAAGAAAAGTTGCCTACTATTTTAATTGAAAATTTAGAAGATTTTGCAGTAATTCTATGTACATAATGAATGAATAAACTGATTGGTagttattttttcattaatttttattgaacCATTGATATAACACAAACATGTCATTCTAATTCCAACTTAACACTTTCACAACGATTAAATGAATACTGAATTCACTTTGGCAATAATGTAACTCTTCTAAACAATTAATACATTAACATGATAACTTTCATAATTTACCTTTCCAAAACAGCATTCAAAGTATCTTGATCAATATCAGTAAAACCTTCAGCGTTTAAAGCATCAGCCGTATTCTTATCTATCATCTCCAAGCAAAGGGCAGCCAACTGCGGCTCGTCAAATAACCTAGCCTGCGTCAACAGCAGGAAAGCATTGTCCGTACCCAAGTTGCTCTTAAGAAAATCCACACAGTGCTCCTCTAAAGCCGCCACTGCATACTTCTTGGCAGTGTACAGAGTTGTCATAACACTCTCCGGACCGATTCTAACTTCATCCGAGTATAGGAACTTAAGTAAATGGAGAAACGCCGCCGCCGCTCCACGTCAGGTAACTCTACTTCGTCAGACTTCGTCGCTAGGACGCCATTGAACATCACATCAAAGACAGCACTCCCGACAGACAGGACGAACTTGTGTGCGGGTATGACTTGCTGGTTCGCCTCCCTACCCACGATAAAATGGACGTCTGACAGTATTTCGTTGTTGAAGAGAAAGGACAAGCGCTCCTTGACGGTCGTTTTGGTCGCTTGCCAGTTGTGTAATCGGCCGCCGCTACTGTTCGTCGGTTGCAGATTCTCGATTGCAGACGACGATGCGATCGGTTCGCAAGACGGCCCACTTTCTTCGTCAGGCGCGTTGCTCCCTTGCCTCGCCTGCTGGTTAGAAGGCAGCATGTTCTGCGGCGGAACCTCGTCTCCATTCCCACCATCGTCCAGTCTCACGTTAAGCAATCTATTTACTACATCATTCTTAAAAACAGGAGCCATTATAAACTTCACCCTTCACACATATCAGTCGAAAACGCCGGGAGCGCGGGGCGAATTCGCAATTGAAACCTGAATTGACGTACTGACAGTCTATTacgtgaatactggaataaattGGTGTCAATTTGTAATTGTAATGACCAAGAGTTTTGTTTATTTGTACGAAATGTCTCCacaaattttagttttgtgATGTTGATGTGACACAAGTGACAGTGAgcgaaatgaaaaaaaatgttgccaGCATATTCGTTTCAAAAACTAccatgaaaacatgaaaaaaatggtgtgcttgCACACGGAGCATATTTTGCGTAGACagatttgataaaataatagtttACCTTTTAACTGCGTTAGACCAAAGAATAAAACCTTTTAACTTTACCCTCCATATATCTAAAATGTTATTCTGTCAATAAAAATGTCAATCTGTCCAAGTTCTCTGTAGAAGAGACGAAAGACCGGTgttttgaataataataattgaattACTATCGTCCTTGAACTACACCACAAGTGGCAACCTGTATTTCGACGAATCCGAATTAGGTACCCAATTCTTGCAACATAGGTAGTAGGTATCTATCCCACAGCTcgatgaagctaggaacacactatgcggacgtccgtcgtaaatcgaccgcggacgggaatctggacaatggaaatacacataaccgtgcaaactatcggtcgacggacgcggacgtggccttgagcgcacggacgtccgatcgaaatctggctctctggatgttttgttccgtgcacagtgataggtcgcggtcgcggtcgttttacgacggacgtccgcgtagtatgttcctagcttgattGTGATCCTTCTCCGCTTTGATGGATTGGAACCAATGCTCTCAAAACGTGTTTATCATCTTCGTCTCAGTAAAATCGCAGTAGTATCGTTGCAATCGCCTATGCAGTAGTATCGTTGGGGCGCATTTTCTCCTCTTTGCTGACGATCTCAAGTTAATGTTGCCGATAGATAATTTCTTGGACTGCGATCTTCTCCAGCAGATGGTGGATACAGTGTCACGGTGGAGCGCTAAGAACAAGCTGGAGCTTAACGCTAAGAAATGTAAAGCCATTACATTCACTAGGTCAAAAAACCCGATCACAGCGAGCTACCATCTTTCTGGCGCTCCGTTGGAGCACGTTTCCGCCATCCAAGATCTTGGTATTGGGTTGGATATTAAGCTCAACATGCACGATCACATCATAACCATTTGCAAGAAGGCTAACAAGACGTTAGGTTTTATCATTAGAACAGCCGCACAATTCAGTGACGTGAAAATTGCCCTTCTATTGTATAATGCGTATGTCAGAAGCAAATTGGAGTATAATGCGATCGTCTGGGACCCATGCGAGGAAAAATACGTGTTGATGATAGAGAAGGTCCAACGCAAATTCGCACGGTTCTTGTATACAAACGGTACTACGGCCTACGGGTACTATCCAACTCTATTTCCGTCTCTTTTCGTGAATGGTATGGTTGGTTTGGATACTCTCGAAATACGCCGGAAGATTGCGACACTGCGCCACTACTGCTTGCTCTTGCGCCATAGGGTAGACAACCCGGCTGCCTTGAGGAggctaagttttttttttttttttttttttattataaatgggcttactcttgaccacagactagccaaaggcaaagacgtggcctacgatggagtgagctcgcccagaagatgcctgttcactcttgatttgaaggttgccgggttatatgagctcggaaatatagccgccggcaaggaattccactccttggcagtgcgcataagaaaagaagaagcaaagcgcttcgtgcggattcgtggaatatccaccaagtaaggatggagacctgccgtgcgtctaagagtccgatggtagaatggggccggtggaataagctcgtgtagctcttgagcacactccccgaagtgcaacctgtaaaacaccgacagactagcgactttccgccgatgggccaaagactgtagcttggccgttagcttcttgtcgccaatcatcctcctggctctgcgctccactgagtccaaagcagcgagttggtatttggctgagccgtcccacaggtggctgcaatactcCATACAGGATCGGACTTGAGCTTGTTTGAGGAAGTTTGTTTGTTCCTGACAATTTCACGAATGCGGTCGGACGCAAAGGGAGACGAGTGCGTAATCTTTTTGCCATCTCCGCCGGTAAAACTAGAACCCGTCAGGCATGCAACGCACCAACGGCCCGAGCCATTATCATGATAAATGAGTTCCTTTCGCGGATCCAGGACGCCGATGTATTTGCCGATAATATGTcagttttacaaataaaaatagttaaatTTGCAAACATCTTAGTTAAGTAAGTAACTGACATTCAATATTtgaagcaattattttattattcattgtTGGTGTATGAACCTTTATTTAAtcaaattgtaaattattattttatttcatttattcaaaTGTAACTTGACATATGGGTATTATTTGTAATGTATTGTAACtgtaaatttaattgtaatttaatgtATCCAatctagtatttataataattgtatTAGTAAGTTAAGTGACATTGTTAATTTTTAGAATAGGTATTTAAGCACTATCTTGTGAGCGTTTTGGGATCACCTGTAAGCCCGCAAGAGttgtattcaataaaataaaataaaataaaataaaataaaataaaataaaataaaataaaataaaataaaataaaataaaataaaaataaaaaggc contains:
- the LOC125233945 gene encoding LOW QUALITY PROTEIN: BTB/POZ domain-containing protein 2-like (The sequence of the model RefSeq protein was modified relative to this genomic sequence to represent the inferred CDS: deleted 2 bases in 1 codon), with the translated sequence MAPVFKNDVVNRLLNVRLDDGGNGDEVPPQNMLPSNQQARQGSNAPDEESGPSCEPIASSSAIENLQPTNSSGGRLHNWQATKTTVKERLSFLFNNEILSDVHFIVGREANQQVIPAHKFVLSVGSAVFDVMFNGVLATKSDEVELPDVEAAAFLHLLKFLYSDEVRIGPESVMTTLYTAKKYAVAALEEHCVDFLKSNLGTDNAFLLLTQARLFDEPQLAALCLEMIDKNTADALNAEGFTDIDQDTLNAVLERDTLRIREAKIFSAVLRWSEAECIRRQLPVTPTNQRTSLGRAFNAIRFPLMSVEEFAMGPAQSGLLDDREIVQLFLYFTVNPKPNVGFLDTPRCCMTGKELTVNRFPQTESRWGYSGTTDRIRFTVDQRIFVVGFGLYGSYFGPTEYEVHLQIIHLATKKVCGSNTTTFCCDGTDDTFRAMFKEPVEILPNTSYIASAKLKGTDSYYGTKGLRRVTVDCNNGEKVVFQFSYAAGNNNGTSVEDGQIPAIIFYI